In Thauera sp. JM12B12, one DNA window encodes the following:
- a CDS encoding NYN domain-containing protein: protein MKSALFVDFDNVYSGLRKLDQTIADRFARQPLEWMNWIIAELELPDHTPEGARRRVLVRRCYLNPQAYQRFRPSFNLAGFEIIDCPALTSEGKTSTDIHMVLDIIDLLQHETHYDEFIVFSADADFTPVLRKLRRWDRRTTVLAIGFPSAAYRASADLLIDQDEFVRNALGFKDEDEPSITESVAAPPKPASDASTLSAAARVLVEEAVRESAVAVPMAKVAAHILDTLEGMDASTWAGHGSFRGLIESWDAESVRFTTAGGGVIYDPRRHTAPTATPVTSAKPHDRDTDGVIEAIRKEVARSSTVVPCSRLAKHLTEQFSTIAADWNGKGSFRKYVEGLDLAPLCFDWTSAGGVIYDPTRPEARTRNGNGTTDWGNDRDIFVVATQIHEVSDAPLLRPNDYRALFSIIEQDTRAYPFDLKETGKRVRDGLRERGHGGSRLDVNWVLRGLLMRGHVFGEGQDDAETLAMKTADNLRSLCLREQMILDKTTEAAIARWLGTSRDARRTGQ, encoded by the coding sequence TTGAAAAGCGCTCTCTTCGTCGATTTCGACAACGTCTACTCCGGCCTCCGCAAACTCGACCAAACCATCGCTGACCGCTTCGCCCGCCAGCCTCTGGAGTGGATGAACTGGATCATCGCCGAGCTCGAGCTGCCTGATCACACACCCGAGGGTGCCCGTCGGCGCGTCCTGGTCAGGCGCTGCTACCTGAACCCGCAGGCCTACCAGCGCTTTAGGCCGTCGTTCAACCTCGCCGGGTTCGAAATCATCGACTGTCCCGCGCTGACGAGCGAAGGCAAGACGAGCACCGACATCCACATGGTGCTCGACATCATCGACCTCCTCCAACACGAGACCCATTACGACGAGTTCATCGTCTTCTCGGCAGACGCGGACTTCACGCCTGTTCTGCGCAAGCTGAGGCGATGGGATCGTCGCACGACGGTGCTGGCGATCGGCTTTCCATCAGCGGCGTATCGCGCGTCTGCCGACCTTCTGATCGATCAGGATGAGTTCGTCCGCAACGCCCTTGGTTTCAAGGACGAGGACGAGCCATCGATCACGGAATCCGTTGCGGCCCCGCCGAAGCCAGCATCGGATGCCAGCACCTTGTCAGCCGCCGCGCGAGTGCTCGTGGAGGAGGCGGTTCGAGAGTCTGCGGTCGCCGTGCCCATGGCGAAGGTTGCCGCGCACATCTTGGACACCCTTGAGGGAATGGACGCATCGACCTGGGCGGGACATGGGAGCTTTCGAGGACTCATCGAATCTTGGGACGCCGAGTCGGTTCGTTTCACCACGGCGGGAGGGGGCGTCATCTACGATCCACGCCGCCACACCGCCCCGACCGCAACACCCGTCACCAGTGCAAAACCGCATGACCGAGATACCGACGGCGTGATCGAGGCCATACGAAAGGAGGTCGCGCGATCCTCCACCGTCGTCCCCTGCAGTCGCCTCGCCAAGCACCTCACAGAGCAGTTCAGCACCATCGCAGCGGACTGGAACGGCAAGGGCAGCTTCCGAAAATACGTCGAAGGTCTCGATCTCGCGCCACTGTGCTTCGATTGGACCAGCGCAGGCGGGGTGATCTACGACCCAACCCGGCCCGAAGCACGCACTCGAAACGGGAACGGCACCACCGACTGGGGTAACGATCGGGACATCTTCGTCGTCGCCACCCAGATCCATGAGGTCTCCGACGCGCCCCTGCTCAGGCCAAACGACTACCGCGCGCTATTTTCGATCATCGAGCAGGACACCCGCGCGTACCCCTTCGATCTCAAGGAAACCGGCAAGCGGGTTCGCGATGGTCTGCGAGAGCGCGGGCACGGGGGAAGCCGCCTCGACGTCAACTGGGTTCTACGCGGTCTGCTCATGCGTGGTCATGTTTTCGGCGAGGGGCAGGACGATGCCGAAACCCTCGCGATGAAGACAGCCGACAACCTCAGGTCGCTCTGCCTCAGGGAGCAGATGATCCTGGACAAGACAACCGAGGCGGCGATCGCAAGGTGGCTCGGTACGAGCAGAGATGCTAGACGTACCGGACAGTAA
- a CDS encoding cold shock domain-containing protein: MFAGVPMLRGRTVATEQHWTSRMRIEGTLSKWNDDRGFGFITPTLGGQEIFVHISTFPKDGVRPTLGEKLTFEIETDSNGKKRAKNLACPERRTVSRPSPAPSRRPASDRRNERPGFFARVIPLLVVMGLVAYGYGEYNRRAAPSSASSAMTDVQASSQAYACDGRTHCSQMTSCAEATFFLRNCPNVQMDGNNDGVPCGQQWCTSPFAR; this comes from the coding sequence ATGTTCGCCGGCGTCCCGATGTTGCGCGGACGAACCGTCGCCACGGAACAGCACTGGACATCTCGTATGCGCATCGAAGGCACGCTCTCCAAGTGGAATGACGACCGGGGCTTCGGATTCATCACGCCGACCCTGGGCGGCCAGGAGATCTTTGTCCATATCTCCACGTTTCCCAAGGACGGGGTACGCCCTACGCTCGGAGAAAAGCTCACCTTCGAGATTGAAACCGACAGCAACGGAAAGAAGCGGGCGAAGAACCTCGCCTGTCCAGAGCGTCGAACCGTCAGCCGTCCGTCTCCTGCACCGTCCCGCAGACCGGCCTCCGACCGCCGTAATGAACGCCCTGGCTTCTTCGCACGGGTCATTCCGCTGCTCGTCGTGATGGGATTGGTGGCGTATGGCTATGGTGAATACAACCGCCGTGCGGCGCCGTCGTCGGCAAGCTCCGCGATGACAGACGTTCAGGCCTCCTCGCAGGCCTACGCCTGCGACGGACGCACCCATTGTTCCCAGATGACGTCCTGTGCTGAAGCCACGTTCTTCCTTCGCAACTGCCCCAATGTCCAGATGGACGGCAACAATGATGGCGTGCCCTGCGGGCAACAGTGGTGCACGAGTCCTTTCGCAAGATGA
- a CDS encoding enoyl-CoA hydratase-related protein, with protein MMTSVVVECADGVGHLQLNRADALNALDVQFCKEIDASLLALDARDDVRSILISSSLRHFSAGADIREMLDMSAEQAEATGFTGCVSAPSQIRKPLIVAVRGLAAGGGCELVEMCDIVVAAASARFSHPEITLAAMPGAGGTQRLARVVGKHLAMDLLLTGLALSADEALAAGLVSRVVADEALETTAMSIARQVASYSNPVACRIKASVNQAQVQLEAGLALERSLFHACFSEQDFREGLRAFLEKRAPRFGHR; from the coding sequence ATGATGACGTCGGTGGTCGTTGAATGTGCAGATGGCGTCGGCCATCTGCAGCTCAATCGCGCGGACGCGCTGAATGCGCTGGACGTGCAGTTCTGCAAAGAGATAGACGCGTCACTTCTCGCCCTGGACGCACGCGACGACGTGCGCTCGATTCTCATCTCCTCGTCATTGAGGCACTTCTCTGCCGGAGCCGATATCCGGGAGATGCTGGACATGAGCGCTGAACAGGCGGAGGCGACGGGATTCACCGGATGCGTTTCGGCACCAAGCCAGATCCGGAAGCCCTTGATCGTCGCCGTGAGAGGGCTGGCGGCGGGGGGCGGCTGCGAGCTGGTGGAGATGTGCGACATCGTTGTCGCCGCAGCTTCCGCGCGATTCAGTCATCCCGAGATCACGCTCGCGGCCATGCCGGGTGCTGGCGGAACGCAGAGACTGGCGCGCGTCGTCGGCAAGCACCTCGCGATGGACCTCCTGCTCACCGGGCTCGCCTTGAGCGCAGATGAAGCGCTTGCCGCCGGCCTGGTGTCACGCGTGGTTGCCGACGAAGCGCTTGAAACCACTGCAATGTCCATCGCCCGGCAGGTGGCGTCGTACTCGAACCCCGTTGCCTGCAGGATCAAGGCCTCGGTCAATCAGGCACAGGTCCAGCTCGAGGCAGGGCTTGCACTCGAGCGCAGCCTGTTCCACGCGTGCTTCTCCGAACAGGATTTTCGCGAAGGCCTTCGCGCTTTCCTCGAAAAACGAGCGCCGCGATTCGGACATCGCTAG
- a CDS encoding XRE family transcriptional regulator, with amino-acid sequence MNTHIGSRFDDFLAEEAMLEETTAVAIKRVVAWQIAQEMKAQHLTKTALAAKMHTSRAALNRLLDETDTSLTLTTLTSAAKALGKNLRIELA; translated from the coding sequence ATGAACACCCACATTGGTAGCCGTTTTGATGACTTCCTGGCTGAAGAGGCCATGCTCGAGGAAACCACCGCTGTGGCCATCAAGCGTGTCGTGGCCTGGCAGATCGCGCAGGAAATGAAGGCGCAGCACCTGACCAAAACCGCCCTTGCCGCGAAGATGCACACCAGCCGCGCGGCGCTCAATCGGTTGCTGGATGAGACCGACACCAGCCTCACACTGACAACGCTTACCAGTGCAGCGAAGGCGCTCGGCAAGAATCTCCGCATCGAGCTGGCCTGA
- a CDS encoding type II toxin-antitoxin system RelE/ParE family toxin has product MKSPILDVRFFATGSGNEPVREWLRALPATERRTIGEDIKTVQFGWPLGMPLVRKLAKDLWEIRIHLADRIARVLFTVIGHTMILLHAFIKRSQATPADDLDVAKRRLQQLRSGA; this is encoded by the coding sequence ATGAAGAGCCCCATCCTGGACGTTCGTTTTTTCGCTACCGGAAGCGGTAACGAGCCGGTTCGCGAGTGGCTGAGAGCGCTACCCGCCACAGAACGCCGCACGATTGGCGAAGACATCAAGACCGTGCAGTTCGGTTGGCCGCTGGGAATGCCCTTGGTGCGGAAGCTGGCAAAGGACCTGTGGGAGATCCGCATTCACCTCGCAGACAGAATTGCACGGGTGCTATTCACCGTGATCGGCCATACGATGATCTTGCTTCATGCCTTCATCAAGAGATCCCAGGCCACACCAGCCGACGATCTGGATGTGGCCAAGCGTCGTTTGCAACAACTGAGGAGTGGCGCATGA
- a CDS encoding restriction endonuclease gives MSRRYRKSRRDPGLFEIATTSDWKVSAAMAAVCFLAATVIIPALFGSSRVLSGLVLVFVPLASLMAVLFGSISLIRFFAQNLQAPTAPPRPPASRPIQPAVRATEASLSELDKAPLATSFVSPTNAAAPAARPTAWSRELIDRIEWKRFEDLCCEFYRVKGIRAETTRLGADGGVDIRLFQDDADPQRCTAVVQCKAWNQAVGVKPVRELRGVMAHERVEKAFFMAPNGFTDEARAFATENRITLLDGKLFLAMLERLPEALRQQLLDFATTGDWTTPTCPSCGVKMAARDSKRGRFWGCVKFPRCRATLQMRASTQ, from the coding sequence ATGTCCCGCCGTTACCGAAAATCCCGCCGCGATCCGGGCCTGTTCGAGATCGCCACCACGTCCGACTGGAAGGTCTCTGCCGCGATGGCGGCCGTGTGCTTCCTCGCCGCCACCGTGATCATCCCCGCCCTGTTCGGTAGCAGCCGCGTGCTCAGCGGCCTGGTGCTGGTTTTCGTGCCGCTGGCCTCGCTGATGGCCGTCCTCTTCGGCAGCATCTCGCTGATCCGCTTCTTCGCGCAGAACCTGCAGGCACCCACAGCCCCGCCCCGCCCGCCCGCAAGCCGCCCGATACAGCCAGCGGTTCGCGCAACCGAGGCCTCGTTGTCGGAACTCGACAAGGCACCGCTTGCGACATCATTCGTAAGCCCAACCAACGCCGCAGCGCCCGCGGCTCGTCCGACCGCCTGGTCGCGCGAACTCATCGACCGCATCGAGTGGAAGCGCTTCGAAGATCTGTGCTGCGAGTTCTATCGTGTGAAAGGCATCCGGGCCGAAACCACCCGGCTCGGCGCGGACGGCGGCGTAGACATCCGCCTGTTCCAGGACGACGCCGATCCCCAGCGCTGCACGGCGGTCGTCCAGTGCAAGGCCTGGAACCAGGCCGTCGGCGTCAAGCCGGTGCGGGAACTGCGGGGCGTGATGGCCCACGAGCGCGTTGAAAAGGCCTTCTTCATGGCGCCGAACGGCTTCACCGACGAGGCTCGCGCCTTCGCCACCGAGAACCGGATCACCCTGCTCGACGGCAAACTTTTCCTCGCGATGCTCGAGCGCTTGCCCGAGGCCCTGCGCCAACAACTGCTCGACTTTGCAACCACGGGCGACTGGACGACGCCCACCTGCCCGTCCTGTGGCGTAAAGATGGCTGCGCGTGACAGCAAGCGTGGGCGATTCTGGGGGTGTGTGAAGTTTCCGAGATGCCGGGCGACGCTGCAGATGCGCGCTTCCACGCAGTGA
- a CDS encoding cupin domain-containing protein: protein MLVKRSSEREWTPSGFPGIDRSLFRNNDAGGRSSVVRLAAGSRFPRHSHQGTEEVLVLAGSVRIAEQDLLAGDYLFTEAGEEHDVLALTEAIIFVSSQKGTPIVE from the coding sequence ATGCTGGTCAAGCGAAGCAGCGAACGCGAATGGACGCCGTCCGGTTTCCCGGGCATCGACCGCAGCCTGTTCCGCAACAACGACGCCGGCGGACGTTCCTCGGTGGTCCGCCTCGCGGCCGGCAGCCGCTTCCCGCGCCATAGCCACCAGGGCACCGAGGAAGTGCTGGTGCTCGCCGGCAGCGTGCGCATCGCGGAGCAGGATCTGCTGGCGGGGGACTACCTGTTCACCGAGGCGGGCGAGGAGCACGACGTGCTGGCGCTCACGGAGGCGATCATCTTCGTGTCATCGCAGAAGGGGACGCCGATCGTGGAGTGA
- a CDS encoding ferric reductase-like transmembrane domain-containing protein, producing MIPALSTLPALAAFIALIAAAWGLNVAALDGGTASLPWLIREQGLYLSGLLAIGLMSLAMMLATRPTVLERPLGGMDRIFRLHKWAGIAAAVFAALHWLIEMSDDVIKSLYGKAGRPAHDEFGGLYEMLRDAGEELGEFAIYLVLAMVVLSLWKRFPYKFWRHLHRAMPAFYLLLAFHAAVLAPPDYWTQPVGVLLALLLAGGTVASLIALTGRIGHDRKVQGVVTAVSSPAPDVTEIVCRLDGAWRGHQAGQFAFVGLERFEGAHPFTIASADHGDRSLTFQIKALGDYTRQLASRVAVGQAVTIEGPYGRFVLGRQDHKARQIWIAGGIGVTPFLAWLDALRADPAAAPAVELHYSTRGAAHDPFVERLRSLCAELPSVRLHIHDRAAGDDLTPEHLAATTTDGQRAEVWFCGPRGFGDQLKAGLARLWGRRLSFRREAFEMR from the coding sequence ATGATCCCCGCCCTCTCTACCCTGCCCGCCCTCGCCGCCTTCATCGCCCTGATCGCCGCGGCCTGGGGCCTCAACGTCGCCGCCCTCGACGGCGGCACCGCCTCCCTGCCCTGGCTGATCCGCGAACAGGGCCTGTACCTCAGCGGCCTGCTCGCCATCGGCCTGATGTCGCTGGCGATGATGCTCGCCACCCGCCCCACCGTGCTCGAGCGCCCGCTCGGCGGCATGGACCGCATCTTCCGGCTGCACAAGTGGGCCGGCATCGCCGCCGCGGTGTTCGCCGCGCTGCACTGGCTGATCGAGATGTCGGACGACGTCATCAAGTCGCTCTACGGCAAGGCCGGGCGGCCGGCGCACGACGAGTTCGGCGGCCTCTACGAGATGCTGCGCGACGCCGGCGAGGAGCTCGGCGAATTCGCCATCTACCTGGTGCTGGCGATGGTCGTGCTCAGCCTGTGGAAGCGCTTCCCCTACAAGTTCTGGCGCCACCTGCACCGCGCGATGCCGGCGTTCTACCTGCTGCTCGCCTTCCACGCCGCCGTGCTGGCGCCGCCCGACTACTGGACGCAGCCGGTCGGTGTGCTGCTCGCGCTGCTGCTCGCCGGCGGCACGGTGGCCTCGCTGATCGCGCTGACCGGCCGCATCGGCCATGACCGCAAGGTGCAGGGCGTGGTCACCGCCGTGTCCTCACCCGCCCCCGACGTTACCGAGATCGTGTGCCGGCTCGACGGCGCCTGGCGCGGCCACCAGGCCGGGCAGTTCGCCTTCGTCGGCCTCGAGCGCTTCGAGGGCGCGCATCCCTTCACCATTGCCAGCGCCGACCACGGCGACCGCAGCCTCACCTTCCAGATCAAGGCCCTGGGCGACTACACCCGCCAGCTCGCCAGCCGCGTCGCGGTCGGCCAGGCGGTGACCATCGAAGGCCCCTACGGCCGCTTCGTGCTCGGCCGCCAGGACCACAAGGCGCGCCAGATCTGGATCGCCGGCGGCATCGGCGTGACGCCCTTCCTGGCCTGGCTCGACGCGCTGCGCGCCGACCCCGCCGCGGCCCCGGCGGTGGAGCTGCACTACAGCACCCGCGGCGCGGCGCACGACCCCTTCGTCGAACGCCTGCGCAGCCTGTGCGCCGAGCTGCCGAGCGTGCGCCTGCACATCCACGACCGCGCCGCCGGCGACGACCTGACGCCCGAGCACCTCGCCGCCACGACCACCGACGGCCAGCGCGCGGAAGTCTGGTTCTGCGGCCCGCGCGGCTTCGGCGACCAGCTCAAGGCCGGGCTGGCGCGGCTGTGGGGACGGCGGCTGAGCTTCCGGCGCGAGGCGTTCGAGATGCGCTGA
- a CDS encoding PepSY domain-containing protein has translation MRATTLIATLALTGGLIGAGAAIVPAFAQNAPATTTPATATAPAAQSNWMSLKDVQTKLEGAGYTDFREIERDKNKYEVKATDPQGQRVELDVDPVTGNVLKTEVKRSK, from the coding sequence ATGCGTGCCACCACCCTCATCGCCACCCTGGCCCTCACCGGCGGACTCATCGGCGCCGGCGCCGCCATCGTCCCCGCGTTCGCCCAGAACGCCCCCGCCACGACGACCCCGGCCACCGCGACAGCCCCCGCGGCCCAATCCAACTGGATGAGCCTGAAGGACGTGCAGACCAAGCTCGAAGGCGCCGGCTACACCGACTTCCGCGAGATCGAGCGCGACAAGAACAAGTACGAGGTCAAGGCCACCGACCCGCAAGGGCAGCGCGTGGAGCTGGATGTCGATCCGGTCACCGGCAACGTCCTAAAGACCGAAGTCAAGCGCAGCAAGTAA
- a CDS encoding putative RNA methyltransferase has translation MLAKDGREGLSTHRAPFTALACPLDGAPLERQGGSLRCADGHCFDLAAQGYVNLLPVQNKRSRDPGDSKEMVAARRRFLEAGHYRPIAAAVAQAVLADAAPGCALACLDAGCGEGYYLRQLAAAAAAEARPLALAGLDISKWAVQAAAKRDLQDARGQAGANAQASTTWIVGSNAGLPVLPATLDRVLCMFGFPVYPEFARVLRAGGVLLQVDAGPDHLRELREVIYPTLKPERPAAREAPPGFEHLGSDSLRFQIHVDGAAAIADLLAMTPHLYRASAEGRARAAALTALTMTVDVRLARYRRLPG, from the coding sequence ATGCTGGCGAAAGACGGCCGCGAAGGCCTGAGCACGCACCGTGCGCCCTTCACCGCGCTCGCCTGTCCGCTCGACGGCGCGCCGCTGGAGCGCCAGGGCGGCAGCCTGCGCTGCGCCGACGGGCACTGCTTCGACCTCGCCGCGCAGGGCTATGTGAACCTGCTGCCGGTGCAGAACAAGCGCTCGCGCGACCCCGGCGACAGCAAGGAGATGGTTGCCGCGCGCCGGCGCTTCCTCGAGGCCGGGCACTACAGGCCGATCGCCGCCGCGGTGGCGCAGGCGGTGCTCGCCGACGCCGCGCCGGGCTGCGCCCTCGCCTGCCTCGACGCCGGCTGCGGCGAGGGCTATTACCTGCGCCAGCTCGCCGCCGCCGCGGCGGCCGAAGCGCGCCCGCTCGCGCTCGCCGGCCTGGACATCTCGAAATGGGCGGTGCAGGCGGCGGCGAAGCGGGATCTTCAGGACGCCCGCGGCCAGGCCGGCGCTAATGCCCAGGCGAGCACCACCTGGATCGTCGGCAGCAACGCCGGCCTGCCGGTGCTGCCAGCCACGCTCGACCGCGTGCTGTGCATGTTCGGCTTTCCGGTCTATCCCGAGTTCGCCCGCGTGCTGCGCGCCGGCGGCGTGCTGCTGCAGGTCGACGCCGGCCCCGATCACCTGCGCGAGCTGCGCGAAGTCATCTACCCCACGCTCAAGCCCGAACGCCCTGCCGCACGCGAGGCGCCGCCCGGCTTCGAGCACCTCGGCAGCGACAGCCTGCGCTTCCAGATCCACGTGGATGGCGCCGCCGCCATCGCCGACCTGCTGGCGATGACGCCCCACCTCTACCGTGCCAGCGCCGAAGGCCGCGCCCGCGCGGCGGCGCTTACGGCGCTGACGATGACGGTGGACGTGCGCCTGGCGCGCTACCGGCGCCTGCCGGGCTGA
- a CDS encoding BLUF domain-containing protein, producing MGALYRLAYLSKNTVKGNREEIEAEIRSILASSHRNNPALGITGALLYSGGYFCQVIEGPQDALEDLFETIQMDERHGQVTVLQFEPIEARSFGEWAMAFAGIEDEMRFDGAKILDSKDEIQAAETGRNLVSTLDRLVRQHQGVLKPS from the coding sequence ATGGGTGCGCTCTACAGATTGGCCTACCTCAGCAAGAACACCGTCAAGGGCAACCGTGAAGAGATCGAGGCCGAGATCAGATCCATCCTTGCAAGCTCCCACAGGAACAACCCGGCACTCGGGATAACGGGTGCGTTGCTGTATTCGGGTGGCTATTTCTGCCAGGTGATCGAAGGCCCGCAGGATGCGCTGGAAGACCTGTTCGAAACCATCCAGATGGACGAGCGCCACGGCCAGGTGACCGTGCTGCAGTTCGAGCCGATCGAAGCGCGCAGCTTCGGTGAATGGGCCATGGCCTTTGCCGGTATCGAGGACGAGATGCGATTCGACGGCGCGAAGATCCTCGATTCGAAGGACGAAATCCAGGCGGCAGAGACGGGCCGCAACCTGGTCAGCACCCTGGACCGGCTGGTGAGGCAGCATCAGGGCGTACTGAAGCCGTCCTGA
- a CDS encoding bifunctional diguanylate cyclase/phosphodiesterase, whose product MDIAENQRDPLTGLLNRLGLEAALQEFDTLGRRGLTLFSVQIARFGHINSSLGGEIADRIITLTARRLQKTFPNALHIARTHGDHFCLLFEGLDAVEETIERLDDFTRRPFAVLGEIIVLSVRSGVARMDDSLRSAGMLLHGSETALQVAKETKTRASFYKPEMEEQARQAHRFENDLRVSIVHNHADLHRALANDEFQIHYQPIIDCDTGQLYAFEALMRWSHPTNGPVRPDLFIPLAEQIQVMHILGSWVIQKAIADAATWPPRADGQAVGVSINISACQFIEPAILLDTVSRALDQTKLDPALVKLEITESSAFVDTMSETLQRLKDMGCRIALDDFGKGYSCLTQLHELPLDYMKLDRSFLKDLESEDPAKAMRSRKLIQAILALSGTFDIAAIAEGVETRQQLDEVRQMGAKLVQGFLYSRARPASEIPDYIKNFVPGS is encoded by the coding sequence ATGGACATCGCCGAAAACCAACGCGACCCGCTGACGGGTCTCCTGAACCGCCTGGGGCTGGAGGCAGCACTGCAGGAGTTCGATACGCTGGGCCGACGGGGCCTGACGCTGTTCTCCGTCCAGATCGCCCGGTTCGGCCACATCAACAGCAGCCTGGGCGGTGAAATCGCCGACCGCATCATCACGCTGACGGCCAGACGATTGCAGAAGACCTTTCCGAACGCCCTGCACATCGCCCGAACGCACGGCGACCATTTCTGCCTCTTGTTCGAAGGGCTCGACGCGGTCGAAGAGACGATCGAGCGCCTCGACGACTTCACGCGGCGGCCGTTCGCAGTCCTGGGCGAGATCATCGTGCTCAGCGTGCGTAGCGGCGTTGCACGCATGGACGACTCCCTGCGTAGCGCCGGCATGCTGCTCCACGGCTCGGAGACCGCCTTGCAGGTGGCCAAGGAGACCAAGACGCGGGCGAGCTTTTACAAGCCCGAGATGGAAGAGCAGGCGCGCCAGGCTCACAGATTCGAGAACGACCTGAGGGTCTCGATCGTCCATAACCATGCCGATCTTCATCGTGCGCTGGCAAACGACGAGTTCCAGATTCATTACCAGCCCATCATCGACTGCGACACCGGTCAGCTCTACGCATTCGAAGCCCTGATGCGCTGGTCGCACCCCACGAATGGTCCCGTCCGCCCGGATCTGTTCATCCCACTGGCCGAGCAGATCCAGGTCATGCACATACTGGGGAGCTGGGTCATCCAGAAGGCCATTGCCGACGCGGCGACCTGGCCCCCCCGCGCCGATGGCCAGGCGGTCGGGGTCAGCATCAACATCAGTGCATGCCAGTTCATCGAGCCCGCGATCCTGCTCGATACCGTCTCCCGGGCGCTCGATCAGACGAAGCTCGACCCCGCGTTGGTCAAGCTCGAGATCACCGAATCCAGCGCCTTCGTCGACACGATGAGCGAAACCCTTCAGCGGCTGAAGGACATGGGCTGCAGGATCGCACTCGATGATTTCGGCAAGGGCTATTCGTGCCTGACCCAGCTTCATGAGCTGCCGCTCGACTACATGAAGCTCGATCGCTCCTTCCTCAAGGATCTCGAATCGGAAGATCCCGCCAAGGCGATGCGAAGCCGCAAGCTGATCCAGGCGATCCTCGCCCTGTCAGGGACGTTCGACATTGCGGCCATAGCCGAGGGCGTCGAAACCCGGCAACAGCTCGACGAAGTCCGACAGATGGGCGCCAAGCTCGTCCAGGGCTTCTTGTATTCCAGAGCCCGGCCTGCCAGCGAGATTCCCGACTACATCAAGAACTTTGTTCCCGGATCATGA